Within Fusarium keratoplasticum isolate Fu6.1 chromosome 8, whole genome shotgun sequence, the genomic segment GCAGGGCTGTCAACCCTCACCGAATGATTGGACCAAATCTCCCATCGTCATCCAAAACACCACGAAAAATACGATTCAAAAATACCAAGTATACTATCAAAAAATAGCATCAACACTCATAGTGCGTGACTCACCCCTCGCAATGACTCGTTTAATTCGCTGGCTCCAATCGGCTTGCCGTCCATGCTCCGCTTTGAGTCATCTCGTGACAACGTCAAGAGTCGAGCTTCTGCTTGACGTCTGAAACCAATACCCTTGATCCTTGAATGGCATTGGTCCAAGGTAAGAAAAACCGTCTGTGTGGTTGGGCTAGGTAGTGAGGCGAAGCTCTGTTTGGGCAGCGGTCCATGTAAGCCCGTGAATGAGGCGAGGGTAGCCCTATGAACAACGGTGACGACACATGATCGCTTGGGAGAGGGGAAATTTCgtatataaataataaaacaAGATAGATGTTCTTCTGTTTCAGAAAATCAAGCTCTGTCTTCATTCTTTGGTTGTGTTTCATTTCTCTGTTTAAGTCAGCATGATTCCCAAGCCCCGTGTCAGTTCCTCCGTCTCGGCCGAATAAATAAGCAAAGACTGGCCAAGGAAGAAATCATCAGCCCTCTCTTACTGCTGCCtagtccttctccttttctcttgtcctttcttcttcctccctttTCCCCACCGAACGTAACAAGGCCTGCGACTTCCGTCACCCCGAGAGCCTCCCCGTCCATACCCAATAGCCAGACTCGTTATGAAATATCGCTGATATACTTGAACCGAAACCTTCACCGTTTGACATAATCTTTGGATGATACCATGAATCATTCTGCCCTTCCTATGCTCTCTCCATGTATCCCGGATTACCGGGCACTAACCTTGGTAGATCCCCTCGACCGAATGAAATGCCACCCAGATCACGGGAAACCCCAGGATGAACGCGACGAATCGATGAAATGATGAAACGTAATCGAGAACCATGCATCCTTGATTGAAAGCCATAACGTGATGAGTTGCCGGGACCGACCCCCGGTTCCGAGACCGAAGCCCGGCCGAGACGGAACTCCACCGGACGGAGAATAAGTGGGCATCGGCCCCGGTTCGACGACGAACCCTTGACGTGAAACGTATAAGAGACATCGAGAAGGCTACCGGTAATATCCCTGCGGACCACGATCTCGACCGgaccgatgatgacgacgatgcgAACGACCGACCTCGGCTTGAACCACAACCTCTTCCTGTTGACCTGGTCGCCAACCGGCAGGATAGAGATTTGGAATCTGCGGAACCTCATGAAACCTCTTTGCCCACTGGAACACATCCTCAGAGATCAACCCGTGTTGATGAACATGATCGAGAAAGAAAAAGTCAGGCCGCATCTGCTCCCTCGAACAGCCATTACGAAAATGCCGAGCGATATGGCTCATGCGCTCCCGAAAGCACATCTCGCGATCCTCACGACTCTTCGAAACGGCCTTGAAGCGCGGTACGTCGTTGCAGAACCAGCACATGCTGACCCGGGGAAGGATGTTGTTCAGGTGGTGGCCGACAATATGTGAGATCCAGCTCTCCTCATCGTCAGGGTCAAAGAGGGCGTCACATGCTTGGAAGCCAACGAACTCGCAGACGAGGAGAGACGCCGTGGGTAGGGATGGACGTTGGCGatgtggtggaggaggaccgtgagggggaggggcagtggaggtggaggtgtTGGTTTGGAAGCAAGACGACATGTACGTTGAATTGCTCCTGGTGGACCTGTTGAAGCTGCGGGGAGAGGATATGGCAGTGGCTTGATCCGAGAGCATCAGACTAGGAGGATAATGGCTTGCGGGGACGGCAGGGAAGGCATCTCGTGTGAGTTGCATGCCCTTGTGGGCGTTGAATTCACCGAGGAAGTCATTCACATCGGCGCAGAGGTCAGAAGCAACCATgttggagagaagaaaagggGCAACAACAAGAATTCGAGGTATGTCGTTCGTCTCACGATGATGAATGACAGCAAGTGCAGGCACACGGAAGCGGTACCCGAGTGAAGCAGACCAGCTGCGATACCAACAAGACAACGACGATATTTTGGCTCTCCAGACCACGAAGGGGTTGGGAAAAAGAAGCAAGCGGGATGAGAATGGGAAAGTCAATCTACTTATCCCCCCTCTGCTGCTAACAATGCCGAGCGTCAGCACCAACAAGGCCTATTACGAAAACCATCCCTCGACGAAAACATTTGACAGCTCCGTCTTGACGAACCGTCGGCCGCCGGCCCCCAAAAACGGTGAACGGCGACACACCAAAAATGACAGCGAATGCAGTGAAAGACAAGGGTCAACGACGTGCATGAAGATAGTTCGGGTGAACGATTACGGAGGATGATACCTCTACTGAGAAAGAATATGCGGCGTGTGTCACCATCCCCAACTCGTTGGTGTCAATGTAGCTAACGAAACGTCGCTCGCCCGGACAGTATGGAGGGATGCGTCACAAGGACACTACACGAAGCTTCTTCTGGCGTCTAAGGGGGGGCAAGGATACCGAGCGGGGGAGTCGAAGAGACCCCGAAAAGTGAGAGGGTTGAGGCTCAAAATGGGGTCACGGACAGACGTGGTCAAGGATCAGATGCTTCTGCCAATATCGGGGCTTGGTGTGGAATGACCCTGCTCTGTTGACGTGGGGTGGTTGTCAGATGGCTCCCGTTTTTTGACGAGGTTTGTACATTTGAGTTGGATGAGTTGGTTGTGAAGGATGCTAATCGACGAATAGAGCTAGACTCGTTCATGGCCAGAGAATAGACACGATGTCAAAGCCGGCCTTGAATCAAGAGTTTCTTTGTCCTCCGAGGTACAGACGAATACTCGCACTGCGATACCCATCCCACTTCCACTGCACCCTCGGCTCCGAGTCCTCCACCCGCCAAGCAGGCTACAGCAGATACATCTTTTccaacaagagccatctccCCCGGCCGTGAATGCAAAAGAGGGAATGCTGCGCTGGCCGTTGTTGCATGGGATATTGTGGGGAACAGGGCGCCGTCCTCAGCCCTATGGTGGCGACGGGACATGAGCTCTGACGGATGCAAATGCAATGTCAATCCATTGCCCGACAGAGAAGGTGCCTGTGCAACGGTAGACGGACATGCCGAACGGTGCGGTGGTACAATGGGAGAGCTCTTTTGATGGAGGATATTCAGGGCTAGACCAATTGAATCTCATACGGTCATGATATGGTGTCGTAATCTTGTTCTGTAGCTATGTGATGATGCAAATGGCCAATTCGAGCCATGTCTCAGGCCAAGCTTTGTAGTTCGTGGATATCATCTGTATCCAACTCTTGATAATCTACATATCAGTTGTGACTCTAGATCACAACATCTGGGGTATAAGTAAATCCATCTCAGGAACTCATCCGTCCTGATGGAAGCTGTATCCAGTTTCTCCATAACAGGAGGCATCAGCCTTCAAAGTAAAGCAGCCGATGAGGAGCTCATGTGATCCAACATGATGTCCTACTCAGGGCTACACAGCACCCTCGCCTTGACAATGATATTCCGGAACTGTAGGTGTCCGCCATTCTCGTCGCCGTGCTTGATCACGCCGGGGAATGCAACGCAGCaaatctctctctctgtcaatgcctcttcatcctcgccgcctAGGTCCTCCATCGTCTCGGGTTCAAACATGACCCGTTGGTGAGGTAGTACCGCCGGCATATGCACGCGAAGTACCGCTTTTTGGACCACGAGTAGGCGTGCGAGCTCAATAGAGTTGTTTACAAGGACACGAAGTCCGCTATCACGCGCTTCAGATGGCGATGTGCCACATAGAGCATCTAGAAGGCGTGTGATTCGGGCGAGTACAGCTTCAGTAAGTGATGAAATCGACTCGTCAAGAGCTGTCGAATCTCGACGAAGCAAGGCAAGAGTTGATGAGCGCCATTGGTTAATAGCTTCATCGGAAGATGCTACATGAACAAGTAAGCATTGAGCTCCGGGATGCTGGGGAAGACGAACCGTATGAGTATagcatcttctccatctgtCGAAACTGCTGAGTCTGTTCACTCGAGAGACCAACAAAGTAAGCGTCAAacaccatctcgaccaagATCCTCGATACGATGGACTGCAAGAGGTGCACCTTGGCTGTTGATGCCAGATCTTCGTACATGGGCACGAGGTCGTTAATCTCGGCCAGCGtcgcctcgtccagctcgtcCAGCTCTGCTAGGAATCAGCAAACCATTCATACCAGCAACAGTAAACGTCACTCACTtatcttggccttgcgaaAGTTAACAATGACCCAATTCTGCAGGCCATTCCCCAACCtcgccatcccatccccaaaAACCTCATCGCACGTTTGTCCATCTGTCCGTGTGCTGTTGCTCACCCACTCCTTCAACCCTCTCACTTGTCCCCTCAACCCCCGAATCTCATTATCccgctccttgagctcccgGCGCAGAACCTCCCACCCCTCGCGGAGCTCTTCCCGCTCGCCCTCCCtcacctcgacctcggcgcgcagcagccgcagctcCGTGTCGGTCCGCAGGAACTGTTGGTTGAGCGCACTGTGCTTGGCCTGCCAGAAGGTGGCCGTCTCGCTCTCGTTCTGGCTGAGCTTATCCAGCTCGCGGTGGAACTCGCGCTCCATTATGCCCATTTCATTTTCCAAGTATGCAATCTTTTCGTCCTTTTCCTTGATGGCGGCCTCGAGCTCACgctctctttctttcttctcccgCTTCTCCCTTCGCTCCTTGCGCTCTTTCTCGCGGTCTTTGTCCTTGATACTACCGCTCCTCGTAGCAGTGGCATCCTTCTCTTTGCGTTCCGTCAGCGGCGCACCGCCCTCGATGGTCTCTTCAGGGCTCGAGACGGTGTTTGCTGCCATGGCGGCTCGTGGGGGGAGGGCGGGCATGCTGTTTCGGTTGGGATTCGATACGCCGGTTCGCAGGGTGTGGGCGGAGGAGTTGCCGGGCCCAGGACGGCGTTTCTCAGAGGTGTTCATGGTCGTGAGGAGGCGGAGCTGCGGAGGGGATGACTAGGCTTATGACGGGCGGCTGGAGGATCGTCAAGTCGTTCTGGTGGCTGAGTCGGAGGCCAGGCGAAGCTGGTTCCGCATGGTTGCAGTCGTCAAGTACACGTAGTGGAAACGATTGTATGAAGGGTAAAACAATCCAGGGGTTATGAGACGTTGACGGGGATGCGCCGTTGATGACGTCCGCTGTTGAGTCGGTGCCTGGAGGAGCTGAAGCGTAGTCAAATCATCACGTAACCTCCATCCGTCGgacgacaagctcaaggccgctGCCCACTGAAGGCCCCCGGAACCCCGGGGGTTTTAGCGGCCGTGGCGGGGCATGTAAGCGTTCCCGCCGGCCTATCTCCCGCTCTCATGGTTGAATTTGTGATCCATTGCAACGTTGAAAAGGTTTATGCGCATTATTCAAGTCAAGAGGCTATTGCTTCCAAAGGGTTAGCATTTAATTGAGCTCACTTTCGATCAAAATATCGACCAATCGATATCAGATCAATTTCTTGCTGCCTTGCTGCGGCCAATATTACGCGCAACCACAACTAGGCTCCCGTGATATGGAAATCGTAACGAAATGAAAAATCAAAAGGCTCATGtgtcttcaacaccaccgtGGCTAGATGCTGATAAATCCAATCTCGTATGTGCCTCTCGAGCCGCCAGGCTACAGCTTAAAACTCGACCTCGGCTTCGACCTCGTACGCCTCGTCATCCGTCCCCTCAATCTTCTTTGCGCCCATCCGGCACAGCGTCACCTTTTCGAGAGGCATATTCTCCATCCAGACGTAGTCATCGTACCGACTGATCATGTCCTGCGCGTCAATCGTCAGCTTCTCGCGTCGCCGTCCCCGCCCATTCTTGACgtagatggtgttgatgacaGTTGCGTGGAGCAGCAGTGGACggttctcctcggccatgagTCCGGCCTCCTGAAACGTGTTCTTTATCTGCTCGCAGAACCTGTAGAGTATTCCATCCGTATCAACGGGGGGTGCGTATAGGACGGAAGTCTTGGCTGGTGTTTGCATAGCGTGTAAACCTTGGAGTGTTACAGAAAGCGGTCCCTCTCCAGCAGTCGAGCTATTCTCTGCAGAAGCAAGACCCATCTGGACAGCTTTACTTTGAAGAAGGGCGTTCCTGACATTGGAAAGCATTTCTCGTAGTCGCAGGCTTTTCAAGACCTCTGTAGCTTGTTCGATGCTATCATCCCTCAAGCTCATGACACCCAGGGTCAAATGCATCGTGCCTAGAGGACGGACCGCATCCGGCGGCACCCCAAAACTCATGGGACTGGTGACATCCGCTTTGAACGCAGCCAAGCTCCTGGACAGTTGCGGACTTGCCAGGGGTATACACACAAAGTGTGTTGGGGCTGCCCTGACTGGCTTAGGCGGCATTGTTAAACGGCTCGATCAAATGAGTGGCGTTTTGTTCCTTCAGCTGAAGGCTTCCCGAGGACTCAGGGAACGGACTTGTTAGCCTTGAACGAAGTTTGTATACCCAGTACTCTGGATGAAAGCGAGGGTAAGATGAAAGAGACAGATCGAGCCTCTAGTTGTGAGAGTCTAGTCCGGGTTTGTCTGCCTACATATGTTAGCCTCAAATATCCAAGGGTTCTGTTTAGCTTAGAATCACGTTAAGTAAATAAGAGAGaatgaaaaaagaaaaaaaaaaatccgCATCAAACAATGGAAAACTGAAAGCATCTACCCCCTCGATAGTAGACCTGGAGTATCGTTTGATGTAACCGACATGTGGTTGCGCAAGCCAAAACTCTTCACGGGACAATCGTCATTGGAGACACTAGAAATATATATCGACGTACCTTCCACGTATTTTATGCTGTACAACGGAGCTCAATAGTCGCACACGCCGTACCCGGTGTCGGTTATTGTCACGCTGACCGTTGGGATGATGTcaggtcttggtgttgtgaaAGGCTGACCCAATTTGTCCACCGGTGGTAAGCTGCCAGGGAGCCTACCCCACAATTGCTTGAGCCTGGGCGGGCTTTGACGCCGTTCAGCAACAGGGTCCCTATCCAGAGACTTCTGAATTCATGggctgccatcttcatgTCTGTTAATAACTGTGAACAGTCGATATCATCATCCTGAGCCCAGCTCATACAAGACGGCCAGCCACGTTCTTATGACCCCCAGCAGTAACGCTGGAAAAAGACCACGATCATGATACTGACAAGTAGTTATCCAACATCAATCTTGTCATGACCGGTCCAAAAAGGGGCTGAGTGAAGACTCTGCTACGTacaaggccattgccatcTGTCACAGGTATATCTTCTGAAATAGTTGTTCAATTCATCGCGGGGCACCCTGGCCCTTTTCTGCGCCGTCTGTGCAATGCCTCTCCTTATCCTTCCTTGACTTGGTCTGCCACGCCGAGTCTCAAGCCTTTTCAATGGCAGGGGTATCTGCCTCAAATCACCCTCAACCTTTTCTTCCCCTTGCTCTTCAACACGACGAGCCGTTTTTCGAATCGAAATCGTCCGCTCCAAAGGCATGGGCAGAGGTTCTTGGGTGGAACGTTGCGTCCTGAACCAGTTGCTGCCCCGATACTAATCTCGCGAATGCCACTCGTCTCTTTCCAGCATCTCCATGTGAAAATGCTGCTGCTTTAGTCATTCTTCTCGAGCCCCTCGTAATATTTTCTTAAAGCTTTCTCGACCTCGGCGTAATCCTTCTTGACTGCATCAAAGGCCGCCTGGATGCCCGCGAGGCAAATCTGTTCGTCGGGTTCGGGGGTTCCGTCAACGTTCTCATGCTTTCCGTATCGTTGAATCTTTTCACAGCCGTCTCTAACCTTGACGAGTCCTAGCGTCGCCGATGAGCCCTTCAGGAAGTGACCCAGGGAAGACAGGTTGTCAAggtctctcttctccctgtTGGCAACACCGGAAGGCAAGTGGTTAGCCATGGCCCCGCGCGTACAAGCATGGGTGTCAACCATGTGCAAGCCGAAAGCCTAGCAAATGGTGATTGAAACTCACAAAGCTTCGTCGATCTGAGTGAACGTCTCTTCGGCCTGCTCAAAGAAGCCGAAGACAATAGATGAACTGAAATCATGGTCATCGGGATCGTCCATCTCAAGAATCTGGCTAAAGGTAATCATGTCAACACCGTCACCGAGGTCAGAGCCCTCGTTGAGCTGTATTGGCTTGTCAGGGACTACGCTGGGACTCAATCTTGGAACAGAGTCCACATACCTTATTATCCTCAGCTGGTGACATATTGTTGGCGGGTATCTCTATGTTTTCCTATGACGGAGGGGTATATTGACGTGAATGGAGAGAAACCGTGCTAGAAGCTCCGGAACAACAGCGTGGGGCCGGCGGAGGATAACGATCCACGggtggagagggagagaccTGGGATGAAGGTCAGAGGAGCCGACAACAAGAACAAAAGAGTGGTGCAAATGAGACAGCCGGGGTCCGGGTTGGAGCCAGTTgaaaggaagaagatggtgagaGTCGGCGGCGCTCAAGACCGAGTTGGGACGGCTTGGCTGCGCTGAACAACATTTGAGTGGCTGGCGGGGGGGTTTCAAATGGCGCGGAAGTGACGCTTGCTGTCAGGGCGGCAGCAAGCCATCACGGACGAGTCGTTTAAGACTATTCAGAGAGTTGTGTGTACCTGGTGCAGATCGTggaccttgagctcgggTGGAAGAGCTGCGTGATGAGCAAGGTGTATGAAGTCTGTGGAGAGAAGTGATGGCAACCCTCGGTTCGGGTAACGGTTGAGTGAGTACAATAAGCTGGACCCTTGGCCCAGGGAGGCTGAGATATGGCTTGAGGGTGTTTCTGACCGTGTGGTTCGGTGGTAGTGGTGAAGGCGGCGGTTGAGATGTGTGTGATATTGTGATGTCGGTTGCTGGTATGTGGGCAGTCAACTCATGGATGAGGGGCTAGCCATGGGGGGGGTCCATCCGAATCCATCCAAGAGCCCTCAAGGCTCGGAGCAGGCCAGCGAGCCATGTCGAGTGGGGTTGAAGTGCCTTAGCTGACGCAGGGCGTCCGTGGACCTTGAGCCATCGACGGTGCTTGTCGACTGGCGGcaacggcagcagcagcggcggcggcaggatCCAATGTCGGTTGGGGACCACGCGAGGGAGGGGATGCCATGGGTGGATGGTGTTTTAGTGTTGGCGAGATCCATGGAAGTGTGAAAATTCAAGTCAAGCAGCTGCCGTGCCGGAACAAAACAGAGACAAGCAATGACAAGCAGAATGGCATAAAGGACGGGAATTTCTGCCCTGAATGCGGAGGAGAGACATGTTCCTTACCTCGAGTGGGTTATGGATGGACCTGGGGTGGTAGGATTGGATTCCCAACGAACGTTGAGCGCGGGTGAGAGGTGCAGCGAGTGCAGCAACTGAGTGGGAAGGCTGGAGATTCCTTTTCTCACCCGTCCCTTGACTCAGCCCGTGCCCCTTTGCCTTTGTGTGCTCTGCGACTGCGAGCCCTTGGTTGCGTGTGTAGCGCAGTGCAGCTATCGACCGAGCGCGTGGTCACTAAAAAGTTGTGTCGTCTTGAGTTCAGGTTGTGTGCTCTGCGGGAGATCCCGAAGCGGGCTGTTCTGGTACGACTGACGACAGTGGCTGAATATAGCGCCGGAGGTACAGGGACACCAGGAATGCGGTGCGCGACAAAACGTCCGGTACAGCGGTGGAAGGAGACGAGGCCGTAGGGGATGCTCAGGATGGGTGTGAGGCTacggagaagagaggaagagagaggaagggGAGGCAGACAGTGGAAGTAGGTAGATCACTGGAATCAAGCTCGCTCGCACTCGGTGTACGGGGGCTATTGCCGACAACGACGTGGACCTATTCTGGCGAGAAGTACCTACCTCTACCTGCCTCCTGTACGTGAGCCCCAGGCAGGTCCCCAGTCGTGGAGGGGGCCCTGCCGATTACGTCGTTGTTTTGTGGGAGAACCCACATGGacaaaagaagagaagagagaaaaaaatgGGGAGGGGCAGCGGTTGCATCATTGGATCCGACAGACAGCACGCACAGGACAGGACAAGACGCGCCTAGATTCCACGGCTTCGAACGGGGGACGCCATTCCCAAACAGAAAAGGATCTTCGGTTATGCAACTGGGGCTTCTTTGAGCTATCATCGGGAGGGAGAGACAACGAGAGGATAGATTGTGATTTGCCGTTCTACAATCTTTGCCGGATGACGcttccagcccagcccgggctgaggttgaggccatcctcgtcggccgTTGtcctccatccccatccccatccccatccccattTACAGAGCGTGACGCGTTCCAGGGTGTCCCCCTGCTTCAAGCCTCGCGCCAGTCCTCTATCCCGTCAGTGCCATGCCTGTGCCACGCGACAGCTTAGCCTTGGTCGACCATGAGAGTCTTTCCCGTGGGAGCAGACAAGCAATCCAGCATTCCTCCCCTGAGCCCTTCCCGCAAGGCTCATATCCAAAATGTCACCGCTTAATTATCCCAACAGCACTACCCTGACCACGGGCCCCTTGAACGAACGACTTTTTGTTCTGGTTCTCCGGGGCTCAATACCGCGTCCGCCTAGCGCAGAAGCATTCTCCCACTAGTCTCGAACTATGTACCACCAGCAAGACATGGTCACTGACCACTGCGCGAAAACAATGCTAGGCACAGTACTGTACTGCCAGAAGCAAGAGTCAGGCAACTTGATGACTTGTCCCTCGGTTTGACTCCGATTTGATGTTGGGTATCTCCTGTTTGGGCGGCTGagagagagccaagagaCCTGACTATTGTCAAGCGAGACTCCATGATTGACCCTCTCGGCTCGTCTCCATACCCAGAACGACCTTGAAAACGGAGTGAGCTATCGGAAGTTAGCATCTTGCCTTACCTCCACTACTATCTCGTTTTTCGAGGCGGTCTATTCCTGGGATTTGGGCTGATCCCCAAACTCCATTTCACGACAGCCcaatctcctccaaggtACCTCCCAATAACGGAGAAGGAGTTAACCGGCTTGTACTTTCCACATACAACTTCAACCTCTAGCTCTGCTTTCTATCACGTGCAGCTCAAACTCCAAAGACATCCATTCCATACATGGACGCAAGCGTTACCAACCCGCCCTATCCccagcctcatctccaacgtcGTTCCGGGTCATCCACATAATCATCCGTCGCCCGAGAGCCGGCAATATCTCGCCGTGCCCACATGTCGTCTCTATTTGAGGTTCCACTCAGCCCTGCTTCCTCATTTCTTTTACGACCCTGCAACTTCGATAGTGCTCCCACCACTTGTCAAGACATGATGCTCGGTGGTTATTCGAGCACAGCGAGCAGGCCCTTGCCGAATGCTGAAGGCCCAACATGTCATCATTCCCACCATGTTCTTCCCTCCGCCGAATCCCAATCCATGACAGAGCTCACCGAGTCACCGGTCCACACGCTGGAGTGTTGGCATGGCCCAGCCTGGATATGATCGACGGTCTCGGCCGCAAGATTTCGAGATTGTTTCGACCGCGAGACTCCAGAGCCTCCCCTGGTCTCTGTTATAGCTCCGGATGTCCGTGCCAACGGAGCGGAAGGTTCTATCTGCCTGCAGGCCTTGGACTTCGCGGTCAAGTCCCAGGACACCACAGCTCAGCGCCGCGTCTCGTTCCCGTTGGTCCACAACCCACCGCCCGGTTGAATTCGAGAAAAGTAAACCCGAAGACGCCACCAGAGCACCCCACACAGCATCTCCCACTTGACCAGACCCCTCGAGCTCCAAGCTGTCGCATCCTTTTTGGCGCCTGTCGAAGCCAAGCACCACCTCTGCACCAACCATCACGAGGCTTGCCAAAACTGACGGGACGGGCAAGCATTGTGCGGCATTTTCTCCGTCACACTCTActtgttgttggcgttggcttCCGTTAAGTCCTGGCCGTTTCCCTTCCCATGTCCTGATGCAGGGTCCGTTGATCAAATCTCACAGCTTGACGGGCCCCGTTCCGCACCCCTCACTCACCCCTCGTGCACGGCCTGATGGCGGGGTCCCTAACTTCCTCGATGGCTTGTTGGCAGGGGCTACACCCAGGCGCTTCAGGAACCTTTGGGATGCTGGAATACTACCTACCATTTCCTCGGCACCATGACTGCTTGAGATTGTCTCTGGGTGATCTGACTCGAAATACCAACTTGGTAATCTCCTTGGCCGGGTGACAGCTGAAGCGGCACGTGCTGTACCGACACAATAGTGTGGAGGGGCGACGCTCTTGGCATTATCCCGCTCGGTAAGCTTGGAGACAGAATCGAGGTTTGAACTCGCACACAGCCACTTCACGTTTGCCGTACCGGTGCCGGGATAGTTGTGGTCTCACATTGACTGGTGCTCCTAGGCCCAGATATTGGGTCCGTCTGAGTTTACATATCACCCTTGAAGTCGGGTCTCTGTTTTATGAGACGTCCCAACAACGTGGGATCTGCAAAgggtcttgttcttgagcgTCGCCTGCACACATGCTGCTGCAAACAGCACTTTTGATATTGACCGTCAGTTAGGCATTGTCCTAACAATGCAAGCCGCACGTCGACTCCACTCGCAGTCTGTCTAGTCCTCACCGCAAACTTGTGCAGCCTATGACGCACAAGTTTCGCAGCCGCAGACTCGAGCAGACATGCGTCGATGTAAGATGACTGCTGTGTCACATCACAGGGCATCAGTGACAAAACGGCAATGTTCGGCTGTATCTTGATAAAGTAGGGTCGAACAGGAGGACAGGgtcgtcagcatcaccagcatcgACATCACTGTCGAACCACCAATGACCCATTTCCCGGGAAGCATGTAGCACGGGCATGCAATGCAAGACTTGCCTTGCACGGGTTAAGCGCCCTCGCCTCGGGTAATGGATCACAAAGAGATCAAAGAGAAGCGGAGAAATGCAAAGGAACCACGGACCACATCTAATAGCTTAGCAGGTAGGATCCAGTAT encodes:
- a CDS encoding AKAP7-NLS domain-containing protein, whose product is MPPKPVRAAPTHFVCIPLASPQLSRSLAAFKADVTSPMSFGVPPDAVRPLGTMHLTLGVMSLRDDSIEQATEVLKSLRLREMLSNVRNALLQSKAVQMGLASAENSSTAGEGPLSVTLQGLHAMQTPAKTSVLYAPPVDTDGILYRFCEQIKNTFQEAGLMAEENRPLLLHATVINTIYVKNGRGRRREKLTIDAQDMISRYDDYVWMENMPLEKVTLCRMGAKKIEGTDDEAYEVEAEVEF
- a CDS encoding HPt domain-containing protein, producing MSPAEDNKLNEGSDLGDGVDMITFSQILEMDDPDDHDFSSSIVFGFFEQAEETFTQIDEALEKRDLDNLSSLGHFLKGSSATLGLVKVRDGCEKIQRYGKHENVDGTPEPDEQICLAGIQAAFDAVKKDYAEVEKALRKYYEGLEKND